CGATGGACATTATAAACCATCATACGCTACGGACTTTATGATAACGCCGTTCGCTACCTTTAAAGCGACCAACTTCTCACAACCGGATGGACTTGGTGGCAATAAGGTATGGGGAGGTTGTTTATCATGCCATGATCCCAATCCTGCAGCAACGCCATCACCAATTGGCAGCAACCGCGACAACCATCACAAAGAAATATTGGGCTTTAGCGGATTCGGCGGTAAGACTGCATTCCAAAATGCATCGACTCCAGGCGCATCATGCAGCTGGTGCCATGTAATAACACCAGGCGGTGCAAGCCCGTTGAGAGTCAACATAACCAATCCATTTACTGGTGAGCTGCTCGTCGGAGCGATGGAAGTTAGGAACTCAACCATTGAAGCAACCGATGTATTTGAACCAGGAACAACTAATATCACCGTTAATGGTACGGGTTGCGAGAAGTGCCACGGTGTCCAGTCAATCCATAACATCCAGTTTAACTATGCGCCAGGTGGACAGCAAGGACTTGGTCATATAAACAATAACACGGATTGCTATGGCTGTCACAATTCATGGTTGCCAGCAGATACATGGACGCCGGGAGCCCTTGTTCCATATGTGGATAGTGTAAGCCCGTCAGTAATAGCCGAAGGAACTGCTGCTACTCTCACCATCACGGGTTCGAACTTCGTGAATGGCGCCTATACTTCTGTAGTAACTGTAGATGGAGTGACATATACACCAACATCTGTAACAGATTCACAGATAGTGGTTAACATTCCGGCACTCAGTGCAGGAGTTCACACAGTGCAACTTGTGAAAGGCGGGGATACGCTTAGCAAACTGTCGACATTGACTGTTGTGCCAGCGGTCACTTTGTCTTCAGCGACATTGAATGGCGGAACCTTAACTATCTCCGGAATTGGACTGGGAAATCAACCAACAACAAATGCTCAGCAATATGTCACTTTCAGTCATGCAGGAATAATCAATTATTCCACGAGTATCATCAGCTGGAGCGATACGCAGATAGTGGCAACATTATCTGGTTCAGTAGTAGCGGGAGATACGGTAGAAGTGATGACGGCAAACAGTGGACAAGCAACGGCTG
This DNA window, taken from Candidatus Methanoperedens sp., encodes the following:
- a CDS encoding IPT/TIG domain-containing protein, translating into YINGTLVQTNTGVTNAGYTNTSAGLGVWNITATATNTNGVDSQMWIWNVTTAPTPPTSSLPPPVPQNLGLYDAGIDQLQTNATSQSACRQCHQTSGTNISGGYSNTVVGGVPTRHHRLLQTQKINPLTNALFGCGDCHPSTPGAGNGILLDRSCVDCHNGTSFWADSTLGAHVGNFSRPHHVDTANDTANIGTPAANRTCNFCHGSFVNNYNDGHYKPSYATDFMITPFATFKATNFSQPDGLGGNKVWGGCLSCHDPNPAATPSPIGSNRDNHHKEILGFSGFGGKTAFQNASTPGASCSWCHVITPGGASPLRVNITNPFTGELLVGAMEVRNSTIEATDVFEPGTTNITVNGTGCEKCHGVQSIHNIQFNYAPGGQQGLGHINNNTDCYGCHNSWLPADTWTPGALVPYVDSVSPSVIAEGTAATLTITGSNFVNGAYTSVVTVDGVTYTPTSVTDSQIVVNIPALSAGVHTVQLVKGGDTLSKLSTLTVVPAVTLSSATLNGGTLTISGIGLGNQPTTNAQQYVTFSHAGIINYSTSIISWSDTQIVATLSGSVVAGDTVEVMTANSGQATAAIVIPG